The Solenopsis invicta isolate M01_SB chromosome 12, UNIL_Sinv_3.0, whole genome shotgun sequence genome window below encodes:
- the LOC105195980 gene encoding thymidylate kinase, producing the protein MLKRGAFIVLEGCDRAGKSTQVKMLINALNDLQIPAKARGFPNRKTPVGTILNSFLSKEINVPPETAHLLFSANRWECKEDMEKTLLSGVSLVMDRYAASGAVYTAANTGRSLNWCQQPDLGLLKPDCVMFLKVSKRQQELRSDWGKERFEHDEFQQRVDANYEELKDDSWFVINADQDESTVHAEILQKTLSVIQEVQYRDIEFLGE; encoded by the exons ATGCTTAAACGTGGCGCGTTTATAGTTTTGGAGGGTTGCGATCGAGCCGGCAAGTCGACCCAAGTGAAGATGCTGATAAACGCATTAAACGACCTACAGATCCCAGCGAAGGCCCGAGGATTTCCAA ACAGGAAGACTCCTGTTGGAACTATTCTAAATAGCTTCTTATCGAAAGAGATAAATGTGCCACCGGAAACAGCTCATTTGTTGTTCTCTGCCAATCGATGGGAGTGCAAGGAGGACATGGAAAAAACACTTCTGTCCGGTGTTTCGCTGGTGATGGACAGATACGCGGCTTCTGGTGCAGTGTACACAGCAGCTAACACCGGCAGAAGTCTAAACTGGTGTCAGCAGCCCGATCTTGGTCTTCTAAAGCCAGACTGCGTGATGTTTCTCAAAGTATCCAAGCGGCAGCAGGAGCTGCGCAGCGATTGGGGAAAGGAGAGGTTCGAGCATGACGAATTTCAGCAACGCGTTGACGCCAATTATGAGGAGTTAAAGGACGACTCTTGGTTCGTTATAAATGCCGATCAAGACGAATCGACAGTGCATGCcgaaatattgcagaaaacaCTGTCTGTTATTCAGGAAGTTCAGTATCGTGATATAGAATTTCTTGGTGAATGA
- the LOC120359110 gene encoding uncharacterized protein LOC120359110 — protein MTRSVIAQYAHKDVFHVDELTMYSDISPTYGISESTARQDEQSDTSLKKMTVLLCCNVSGTEKLPLLICGSYLAGIMGKDHMYSHSEDASINDGLFGEWLTQLNHRMMSNDRRILLLLHGNRIGAFRDLELSNIRHVFFPDDLSISPLLRPLERDVFHFVKMAYRNKYVEGIRGRRRWNVDNVMRSLVEAWQEVTRDLIIASFQRTGFRIDDCFSKMRCDTWENLETGISFRKFVTFDDHFMTDVSHRERESTGRSHSNNPRTRETVRFNDWFNSTTTSEESDPIVAPARANGNLNEIRVEKDVDWKRKNPLKRSHDKAQLDRDLYEGAEPGDESTSKRNEVIAVVPASPRPPKVIDVQTIESIAGSSKSDSVHSTTRASVNESGTDTEYDCKTDKTARNEESRKNSRVLSNEPSIGSPDVDDANGGDIALQQVFDNTSAVYSNTKEPGTKVVSCDSPRGEIEPANLADGKVECFSRKSLKRRCVNAEATWNSSNDDEPERKRLRSDSDWTKQYEATFVFGSFDLARTVTTVSANALSDNGVPQPRPRRSCEKNRSIFTICPRRNWRQL, from the exons ATGACGCGATCCGTTATCGCTCAGTACGCGCATAAAGACGTCTTTCACGTGGACGAGTTGACGATGTACTCGGACATTTCGCCTACCTACGGGATATCGGAGTCGACAGCACGACAGGACGAGCAGTCCGATACGAGTCTGAAGAAGATGACAGTACTGTTGTGCTGCAACGTCTCCGGCACCGAGAAGCTGCCATTATTGATCTGCGGCTCTTATCTCGCCGGGATTATGGGCAAGGATCACATGTATAGTCACAGTGAGGACGCTTCGATAAACGATGGTCTCTTCGGGGAGTGGTTGACCCAATTGAACCACCGTATGATGAGTAACGATCGCAGAATCCTACTGCTGCTACACGGAAACCGCATCGGCGCTTTTCGAGATCTCGAACTAAGCAACATTAGGCACGTCTTCTTCCCCGACGATCTCTCTATCTCGCCGTTGCTGAGGCCTCTGGAAAGAGACGTCTTCCATTTCGTCAAAATGGCCTACAGAAACAA GTATGTGGAAGGAATCAGAGGCAGGAGACGATGGAACGTTGATAACGTAATGAGAAGCTTGGTGGAAGCGTGGCAGGAAGTCACGCGCGATCTCATTATTGCCAGTTTTCAGCGAACGGGTTTTCGAATCGATGATTGCTTCTCGAAGATGCGCTGTGATACATGGGAGAATCTAGAGACGGGAATATCTTTTAGGAAGTTCGTCACGTTTGACGATCATTTCATGACGGATGTGTCGCATAGAGAGCGCGAATCTACCGGCAGAAGTCACAGCAATAATCCTAGAACCAGAGAAACAGTCAGATTCAATGATTGGTTCAATTCCACGACCACTTCTGAAGAAAGTGACCCGATCGTTGCTCCCGCGCGGGCGAATGGAAATTTAAACGAGATCCGTGTGGAAAAGGACGTCGATTGGAAGAGAAAGAACCCGCTGAAGAGATCGCATGACAAGGCTCAATTAGACAGAGACCTTTATGAAGGGGCTGAGCCGGGCGATGAATCAACGTCGAAGAGAAATGAAGTCATCGCCGTTGTTCCAGCGTCGCCGAGGCCTCCGAAGGTCATCGACGTCCAGACGATCGAAAGTATAGCTGGGAGCTCTAAATCCGATAGCGTCCACTCGACGACGCGAGCGAGCGTGAACGAATCGGGAACAGATACGGAATACGATTGTAAAACTGATAAAACGGCCCGCAACGAGGAGAGCCGTAAAAATAGTCGAGTATTGAGCAACGAGCCATCGATTGGATCTCCGGATGTCGACGACGCGAACGGCGGCGATATCGCGTTGCAACAAGTGTTTGACAATACGTCTGCCGTCTATTCGAACACAAAGGAACCGGGCACGAAGGTAGTTTCCTGCGACAGcccgagaggcgagatcgagCCGGCCAATCTGGCCGATGGAAAGGTCGAGTGTTTTTCGCGGAAGTCGCTGAAAAGGCGTTGCGTCAACGCCGAGGCAACTTGGAACAGTTCCAATGACGATGAACCGGAACGGAAGAGATTGAGATCCGATTCCGATTGGACGAAGCAGTACGAGGCGACATTCGTCTTCGGCTCGTTTGACTTAGCGCGGACTGTAACTACTGTTTCCGCCAACGCACTCAGTGATAATGGCGTACCGCAACCGAGACCGAGGCGCTCATGCGAGAAGAATAGGAGTATCTTCACCATATGTCCCAGGAGGAATTGGAGACAACTTTAA
- the LOC105196034 gene encoding uncharacterized protein LOC105196034, which translates to MELQPVPFNMEAVFAKRKKKKRKKQIKKLYGQNSPLYKATWPMIYVIQVFGYAPYNLSQDRLMPSNNMLFTVIAIILYTYIFCVVFVSYLNIKRESRTLDGTETTKVVMNYSILLYELGLAVFTRRSFVRIWNALQDYDEEIRQLGYPRKETRTAIGAWIVVIVCTVTWIAINHTGMYAFTENWTYNVGYMLLYISTSMALYKFVAVAIFLGQRFQHLNTIAKKNLPSVEGRESAISKKTILDLHNDLMITAENLESLYSWSLLFWLGNLTLHTISNIYFIIQWIIIKQWNVISWGLVSCLSLWSLAFFIQLLLLHVACDFASFQANCFGAIMVEWQARQMKKTDQESVELLLQFLNRRLKFSAGGCFYVNLSLLRSIASLTTTYLVILLQFNERTPTIK; encoded by the exons ATGGAATTACAACCTGTTCCTTTTAATATGGAGGCCGTATTCGccaagagaaagaagaagaagagaaagaagcaAATAAAGAAGCTATACGGTCAAAATTCGCCTCTTTATAAAGCCACGTGGCCGATGATTTACGTCATTCAAGTATTTGGCTACGCTCCTTACAATCTCTCGCAGGATCGTCTGATGCCGTCGAACAACATGCTCTTCACGGTGATCGCCATTATTCTCTACACCTACATATTTTGCGTGGTGTTTGTCAGTTACCTAAATATTAAGAGAGAATCCAGGACTCTTGACGGAACCGAGACCACAAAG GTGGTCATGAACTACAGCATATTGTTGTACGAGCTTGGTTTGGCAGTGTTCACGAGACGCAGCTTCGTTAGAATCTGGAATGCGCTGCAAGATTACGACGAGGAGATCAGGCAATTGGGTTATCCTCGTAAAGAGACGCGGACTGCGATCGGCGCGTGGATCGTCGTAATTGTGTGCACGGTCACCTGGATCGCTATTAATCATACCGGAATGTACGCCTTTACAGAGAATTGGACTTATAACGTAGGGTACATGCTACTCTACATCAGTACGTCAATGGCTCTCTACAAGTTCGTGGCGGTGGCTATTTTTCTAGGCCAACGGTTTCAGCACCTTAACacgattgcaaaaaaaaatctaccGTCGGTGGAGGGCAGAGAATCAGCCATTAGCAAGAAG ACGATCCTAGATCTGCATAACGATTTGATGATCACCGCGGAGAACTTGGAGTCGCTGTACTCGTGGTCGTTGCTCTTCTGGCTCGGCAATTTGACGTTGCACACCATCagcaacatatattttataattcaatggATAATTATAAAGCAATGGAACGTGATATCATGGGGGCTTGTCAGCTGCTTAAGCCTCTGGTCACTAGCGTTTTTCATCCAGTTATTACTACTCCATGTCGCCTGTGACTTCGCCtcttttcaa GCTAATTGCTTCGGCGCGATTATGGTTGAATGGCAAGCAAGACAGATGAAGAAAACTGATCAA GAGTCCGTCGAGTTGCTGTTGCAATTTCTAAACCGAAGACTCAAGTTCTCCGCTGGCGGATGCTTTTACGTGAACTTGTCCTTATTACGTTCA ATCGCCTCACTGACGACCACATATCTGGTTATACTGCTGCAATTCAATGAGAGAACGCCGACGATAAAA tGA